The DNA sequence TGAAATCGTCTCTCTCACGAAGTACGTTGAACGGGCGCGTGGAGAAAGAAAAACCTTCCCGCCTTGTTTTGTGAGACGATAATTGAGCTCATCATCCTGATTACGCACCAACATTTCATCGTAGAGCCCGATCGTTTCAAAGACTTCCTTGCGAAACACCGGATAACAGGCCCCTTCGGCATAGCCTTCATAGTTAGGATGCCGATGCTTGGCATTGCCTATCCCCACGGGATGAGACATCGCGGCAGCAACAGCTCGACCAAACACGCTTCGGCCGGCGCTATGAATCGGTCCCCCAGCACAAGAGACCTCAGGGTGTTCATCGAGCAGTTCAACGCAGGTCCGTAAGTAATCGGCGGCATACTCGCAGTGTGCCCCCAAGATGGCGATGTATTTTCCACGCGCCTCACGAATGCCGGCATTCATCGCACAGGGAGTGACACGGCGGGGATTATCCACCACCCGCAACTCAGGATGCTCTTTGGCAAGCCGCTGCAAAATCTCTCGGGTGCCGTCGTCCGACAGGCCATCTGCGACAAGAACTTCCATGCCCCCTGAAGGACGCTCCTGAGCAAGGATTGAGCGTACGCAGGTCTCAATGTGTCGAGATTCGTTTCGACAGGGAATGATCACGGAAAGCATAGGAACCTCTTTGTCGCCCCCTCAATTCTAGAGATTGGGAGAATAGTGCCAAAGATCCTGCGATATCTAAGACAATAACAGGGGCGCTGACCGTGGTAGGTTCAAGCGGTGCGCGCAACGCTGGTCTCCAATATAGCCGCTGGGGTTTGAAATCCCAACGTCTTTCGCGGACGCTGATTCAATCGTAAGGCAATCCGGTCTAAGTCTACCTGGGAGTACTGTGACAGGGTGGTGCCTTTCGGGAAATACTGACGGAGCAAGCGGTTCGTGTTTTCGTTGGTGCCGCGCTGCCACGGACTTTGCGGATCACAAAATAGACGTCCACCTTGGTCGCAAGTGTCAATTGTTTGTGCTGGACCAATTCCATCCCGCGATCCCAGGTGAGCGACCAACACAATACGGCGGGCAGGTGTCGGATCTGTGCGCACAACGCCGTCACGACGCTAACCGTGTCTTTTCAGGGCACCTTCACCAGCATCGTGAAGCGTGACCGCCGTTCCACCAGGGTAACCAGGTGCGTATTCTGAGCCCCAGCGATCAGATCCCCTTCCCAATGACCGGGAATCGCGCGGTCTTCTACGACCTCCCGCTTAAACTCTCGTGTAAACTTGCGTCGCTCCATGACCTACCTCCGGTTTCACTCATACACCTAACTCGGTGTCTTTGAAACCGGCAGCAGCTCAGAACCGGAGAAGGCATCGGACTACAGAAACTACGTCTAATCCAAAAGTTCTCGTACTGTACTACCCTTGCAGAAGGGTAAATGGAAAACTTTATGGAACACCTTAGCAAGCACCCCAGCCGTTTGACAGAATTACCTCAATTCAAAGAGGCTCTTTACGGATGAGCCCCAAATAGTGAGTATTAAACACCTTGAGTCTTTCGAGCAGACAACATAGCAGCCAGGAATACGGAGCAACAGCACGGGCTACGGGCAATGCCAGATTAATCCGTCGAAGCTCAACCTGACACCGGGGGAACAGCTGGCAGATCTCCTTTCTGGTGACACCTCTGACGTCGCTATTTCGAGGATCTCGAAAGAAGAAATCATGCCAGATGATAAAGCCATCATCCCTAAGAACACGTAACATTTCAGAAGCAACCTTCCGTTTTATGTTTGGATCAAGGATAGATGAAAACACAGTGAATTGCATAATCACATCGAAAGACTGATCGGAAAATCCAAGTTGCTCGGCATTGCCACGTTCAAATCGGACTTTTGCTGGACACGCTTGTCTAGCAGCATCAATGCGCCAATCCAGGAGATCTATACCCGCCAGATTCTCCGGCATCGCACCGAGCTCTAGAAACTCTCGAATCCAATAACCAGAACCGCACCCGATATCAAGAATACCCTTTTCTTCAAGGGAATCAATGCCGTTTTCTTTTAACAGGTCAAGAAGTGCGCGTTCCAGCTCCTGAACCCAGAATAGCTGTCCGCTATTCCACAAGGAATAAAGCCGACCTTTTTCTCGCCGCCGTCTCTCGTACACATCCTGAATTCGACTTTCTTCTTCCAGCATAGCCTTCCTCAACCAACGTATCTGCATACTGTCATGCGTTACACATTCCAGGAATCCACCTAACGCTCCTTTGATTCGCCATCGCTCAGTGGCGTCGGTGAAGCCAGGCTCTCACTTACCACACTGCCCGATTTCCGAGGCCCCCTTTACCTGCTTTCTTGCCAGGTATCCCTTGTACAAACCGTTGCGGCACACGCTGCAACGTACTATGTCGCCACGAACGGGAGCAATAGTAATCCTGAGTAATCCTGGCACAATCTCTCGGCCATAGCAGACCATCACCTATGCGGTGTTTAAGATGGTTGCTGGCAATACTGTAAGCTCCCCAGTCAAGTAGACACTGCCAAGGGAGAACTTTGGGCTGCCAGAACGTTCTCTTTTGGTCCGTCTCGACCTATGGGGAGCCTATCCTATAAGAAGATCCCACTCATCTGACCTATCGCGGTGGCAAGAAAGCTGGCCGGGTGTCTTCCTCAGCATACATTGGCTACAATTACGAGCTGTTCCCAACAGCGCGTGAAATTCATCTTTGAAATCCTTCTTTATTTTTTCAACGACTTCTATACAATAAGACAGCCATCGCCACGGCCCGCTATTTGCTTGTAGGAATACACCATACCTGACTTGAGGAACGATAGATCACGAGCACGTCTTAACCGTTTGCGGACAACTAAGGAGTCCGATATTATGCAGATCGCTCTCAAACAAACAATCTGTGCCACCCTTGTTGTTGTCACTACCCTTTTGCTGCCCGTCACCGGCCAAGCGGCAACGTACTATGTCGCCACAAACGGGAGCAACGGTAACCCCGGCACTAGCACTAAGCCCTGGCAGACCATCGCCCATGCGGTGAAACAAATGACTGCGGGCGATACGACCTATGTCCGGAAGGGAACATACAAAGAAAAGCTGATCCAATTCGGGAGATCCGGCACTTCCTCAGCTCCAATTAAGCTTCTCAGTGCTCCCGGTGAGTTCCCTATTATTGACTTTACTGACAAGGCATCCAGCAAGATGATACTTTTTCAGAACTTTTCTGGTACTAGGTACCCGATGGGTTGGATCACGATCGAGGGGTTTGAGATAAAGAATGGTTATAATGGGATCAAGATGCATAACGGCCAAGATCTCACAATCCGGCGCAATTGGATTCACGACAGTCGTAATAGTGGGATTTTGGGCAATGGCGTAAGAGTCCTGATTGATCGTAACCGGATCAACCACAATGCGTACGGAACCGGTTCCAACCCAGGAGGTCATGGCATATACGCAAACGGCACAGCCTTCACAATTACCAACAACCTCATTTACGATAACTGGACCTACGGCATCCAACAGAATGGCTCCACTAGCTCGCTCTATAGATCCACATATCACCCAAGTCCTGAGTTTGCAGTATCGGCTAACTGGATCGTCGCTAATAATACTATTGCGTACAATAAGAATTCGGCCGGCATGGTCGTGTGGGGCTCCACATGCAACAGGGCACGGATTGAGAACAATGTTTTCTACGAGAACGCGGTCAACGGTCTGTCGACCTCTTCACAGGGGATTA is a window from the Candidatus Nitrospira nitrificans genome containing:
- a CDS encoding class I SAM-dependent methyltransferase; amino-acid sequence: MLEEESRIQDVYERRRREKGRLYSLWNSGQLFWVQELERALLDLLKENGIDSLEEKGILDIGCGSGYWIREFLELGAMPENLAGIDLLDWRIDAARQACPAKVRFERGNAEQLGFSDQSFDVIMQFTVFSSILDPNIKRKVASEMLRVLRDDGFIIWHDFFFRDPRNSDVRGVTRKEICQLFPRCQVELRRINLALPVARAVAPYSWLLCCLLERLKVFNTHYLGLIRKEPL
- a CDS encoding right-handed parallel beta-helix repeat-containing protein; the protein is MQIALKQTICATLVVVTTLLLPVTGQAATYYVATNGSNGNPGTSTKPWQTIAHAVKQMTAGDTTYVRKGTYKEKLIQFGRSGTSSAPIKLLSAPGEFPIIDFTDKASSKMILFQNFSGTRYPMGWITIEGFEIKNGYNGIKMHNGQDLTIRRNWIHDSRNSGILGNGVRVLIDRNRINHNAYGTGSNPGGHGIYANGTAFTITNNLIYDNWTYGIQQNGSTSSLYRSTYHPSPEFAVSANWIVANNTIAYNKNSAGMVVWGSTCNRARIENNVFYENAVNGLSTSSQGINFISTTCTGITIRNNLAYASGSGGVKFLGTAAREGTHYTQSGNIVNTINPRFVNAPATLPSSPNFSLASGSPAIDRGLPLALAPTKISYPGTTRPKGSTHDVGAYEYSSNATQSFLTAPTSAQSN
- a CDS encoding glycosyltransferase family 2 protein — encoded protein: MLSVIIPCRNESRHIETCVRSILAQERPSGGMEVLVADGLSDDGTREILQRLAKEHPELRVVDNPRRVTPCAMNAGIREARGKYIAILGAHCEYAADYLRTCVELLDEHPEVSCAGGPIHSAGRSVFGRAVAAAMSHPVGIGNAKHRHPNYEGYAEGACYPVFRKEVFETIGLYDEMLVRNQDDELNYRLTKQGGKVFLSPRARSTYFVRETISSLFRQYFEYGYWRVAVIKKHRMPASFRHLVPLIFLIGLVVSFALAVIVPEGWRLLMLAGPCVYVLILCGVGLHLSRRAGWKVGFLFPVAAATLHIAYAIGFLWGFLQGAQASNVNHAPTKSATGAESR